A region from the Motacilla alba alba isolate MOTALB_02 chromosome 10, Motacilla_alba_V1.0_pri, whole genome shotgun sequence genome encodes:
- the RHCG gene encoding ammonium transporter Rh type C, producing MAKNTNMRWRLPLVCLLWELAMIVLFGVFVRFGAEADAHWEEEKQEMNLTSDIENDFYFRYPSFQDVHVMIFVGFGFLMTFLKRYGFGAVGFNFLLAAFGIQWALLMQGWFHSFKDGKILIGVENLINADFCVGSVCIAFGAILGKTSPIQLLVMTLFQVTLFSVNEYILLNLLHVKDAGGSMTIHTFGAYFGLTVTRILYRPNLEQSKDKQGSVYHSDLFAMIGTLYLWMYWPSFNSAISDHGDAQHRSAINTYCSLAACVLTTMAFSSMLQKKGKLDMVHIQNATLAGGVAVGTSAEMMLTPYGSLIVGSISGIVSTVGYVYFTPFLESRLHIQDTCGIHNLHAMPGLIGGIVGAITAAAATEDVYGKEGFIKAFDFTGVYQTRTPSIQGGFQAAGIVVSLLMAFVGGAIVGGILKLPIWGDAAAENCFEDGIYWEVPEDEESDVYHMHNPDKPASP from the exons ATGGCGAAGAACACCAACATGCGCTGGCGGCTCCCGCTCGTGTGCCTCCTCTGGGAGCTGGCCATGATCGTCCTCTTCGGCGTCTTCGTGCGCTTCGGCGCCGAAGCTGATGCAcactgggaggaggagaaacaaGAGATGAACCTGACCAGTGACATCGAGAACGACTTCTACTTCCGATACCCCT CTTTCCAAGATGTCCATGTGATGATCTTTGTGGGCTTTGGCTTCCTCATGACCTTCCTCAAGCGCTATGGATTCGGAGCTGTGGGTTTCAATTTCCTCCTTGCTGCCTTCGGGATCCAGTGGGCTCTCCTGATGCAAGGCTGGTTCCACTCTTTCAAGGATGGGAAGATCCTCATTGGAGTGGAGAA ccTGATCAATGCTGATTTCTGCGTGGGCTCTGTGTGCATTGCCTTTGGGGCCATCCTGGGCAAAACCAGCCCCATACAGCTCCTTGTCATGACTTTGTTTCAAGTCACACTCTTTTCAGTGAATGAGTACATCCTCCTCAACCTTCTTCAT GTAAAGGATGCAGGTGGCTCCATGACCATTCACACCTTTGGAGCCTACTTTGGCCTCACGGTGACACGGATCCTGTACAGACCCAacctggagcagagcaaggaCAAGCAGGGCTCCGTGTACCACTCTGACCTCTTTGCTATGATTG GGACCCTGTACCTGTGGATGTACTGGCCCAGTTTTAACTCAGCCATTTCTGACCACGGGGATGCCCAGCACCGGTCTGCCATTAACACCTACTGCTCGCTGGCCGCCTGTGTCCTCACCACCATGGCCTTCTCCAGCATGCTGCAAAAGAAGGGCAAGCTTGACATG GTGCACATCCAGAATGCCACCCTGGCCGGCGGCGTGGCCGTGGGCACCAGCGCCGAGATGATGCTGACTCCATATGGCTCCCTCATTGTCGGGTCCATCTCTGGCATCGTGTCCACGGTGGGGTATGTCTACTTCACG CCTTTTTTGGAGTCTAGGTTGCACATTCAGGACACATGTGGCATCCACAACCTCCATGCCATGCCAGGCCTTATTGGGGGCATTGTGGGGGCcatcacagcagctgcagccacggAGGATGTGTATGGAAAGGAAGG GTTCATCAAGGCGTTTGACTTCACGGGCGTGTACCAGACGCGGACACCCAGTATCCAGGGAGGCTTCCAGGCAGCCGGCATCGTGGTGTCTCTGCTGATGGCATTTGTTGGGGGAGCCATCGTGG GGGGCATCCTGAAGCTGCCCATCTGGGGGGACGCCGCGGCCGAGAACTGCTTCGAGGACGGCATTTACTGGGAG
- the TICRR gene encoding treslin, which produces MSCSHSAVFLLDTAGPARRERLQRAALRLLTLLGCRFGLSRLRWAFRFFDSLGGRGGASRGGGFRPPGPRAWERFEEELAERLGARAPAALPGPAPRAALTHSGLKETLLDFQWDRPEIASPAKPPRRSRRTGPAAREPPEAPPEGFVNAVFLFSPCPHSRRELRQFVSGNDAPSSPGEPPSAQELAEKLLPKSVQELLVEQKISLFWVDTADWAQLIECPDHGGYWTMCEVICQMGGTILPADTLVPCLSHPRADAAPGFLRDSRFPEPRAVPWARLLPLDGTLNCLFSRPSLYRSVFPQQEGTLFLSMPGGKKQESCAVILEPLAMSQRQLQCPVSIVVKGSLTGWSLAQAGHFLTESWILQSSQAEQGECSRSLFHQLLRSLVAEGLHVIAEVSLSETWCPCTAVLSPLSGDTAVLTVLGPEKTAEIQGCSREGAVVEDSSQDSAIHLPEIVNSVLSKIDMSAEDSLASLGEEAPVPEWVQRELSHTGAWHPSVLEAWYPASNACGASSDLMESFRLLQVPYANRKDGADQSDVELSESLSELYQRKFSETSAAAGPGNNKKRRGVPRTPVRQKMKTMPRSLQMLNVARLNVKAQKFQPDAVPPAVNEKVPQKLSAKRLDEKVEGKAKALKISIDFQTEEELQSHLTASYQKAVAEGIPSSACAQNMIMAIKRFLKIQDAKEKEVACVGRVRNHLLKTSKMLRQQHGSQKETKVRECRLQVFLRLELCLQCPSLQSSAEEMEQLLEEVTDMLRILCLTEDPAYLTKFLEEILEVYMNSIPKTLGDIYYGLGTQIPPKLASVLPSDFFSDDSMTLDSKSPGLPPSLSSVLTPSAVCTEGDQLEELRTRSAKKRRNNVLARHRSMTEAPQNLRQIEIPKVAKNPVRKENLHSYLATEKSQQMPLLQKEAVQEVTKVRRNLFNEEILSPSKRSLKKMLRSQSVSAVEGLKYKCTSEGNKDHRKLLTKRVAETPLHKQVSRRLLHKQIKGRSSDPGCDTGVVEESPEKAIYEAGLRRSPRIKQLSLNRTCSGAFYSTTQPSSKNSQHLHQGQEKESCKLQDVEGLNQHSESPPIQSPKRFFFGAVIDMGSPAGKHSPGRRRTRKDSLHLEELTSCQTPKKTPHKFAQKPLNSASKLPRRSPRIVHRTPQKLEKTPGRSPAAKQTVAKCLGKCFSHPAQRVKSPSALTDSKRLHSLQVAAEEDCCAALTLSPPCKEPGWQTPKREGFTKLNASVLPPTDSNPTASPPPSATQEGCFTELQTPRRSLRYLSKLSSPVSAQRQILTKEIQVQSDQLSRAPKRTPRKREDPGSKLCTSLRSTEIPQLAVRLEPLCSSSLHESSTNTVTGCSASHTQPGESDWEPGTSQPSSPKTPGITGTSLRSLLHTPKQAKREPGSRGESLTCTTLTENEDSRHGSGGNGSVESLQLHQSQVTENTCVLEKNKQMDRVSQMSPSREDLENLEDHLSPKPFAGGQEQAQNAERDCEPSVKGENCSANTCESFLSNLQTVSDDLEARTVLREGCMGLKAPSLKRRSRSALNASPPLQKSPPAYSLRCTADRRQREAAARMAEPQSAAKFSTPESRGKLPSASPPTYEVEIEMQASGLPKLRIKKIGSCSSLEVQPEASASKARGGESPFSDFAMTWCSKHPGKLAAACVSPSCCRSFHSTPGKGAGQTYICQSYTPTSCASTVTSPFPLEAVLQTPSPKQKGKSTPDAINDWPRRKRAAGSTASGSCGLSERSADDRTRASAGRERTMRISEHCSSKVTNTLGEFELEGICRLQDQASPSDSEPRADEDSATGTFGLKSRKRVFTYLSPEKQENHSVKRSCPDRDSVDLTGFSTDEGNRSKSRTDSVLPEKPGACALKTLEQHSCLGDDDVFLLSGSTPPLKSGLSASSLRALTQSPLLSPPPAQRKRVQEEESDAVQITANQELSPFHIMVSRRRRLSRTYSRKKLLS; this is translated from the exons ATGTCGTGCTCGCACAGCGCCGTGTTCCTGCTGGACACCGCCGGGCCCGCGCGCCGCGAGCGCCTCCAGCGCGCCGCCCTCcgcctcctcaccctcctggGCTGCCGCTTCGGCCTCTCCCGCCTCCGCTGGGCCTTCCGCTTCTTCGACTCGctcggcggccgcggcggcgccTCGCGGGGCGGTGGGTTCCGCCCGCCGGGGCCCCGCGCCTGGGAGCGGTTCGAGGAGGAGCTGGCGGAGCGGCTCGGGGCGCGGGCCCccgccgccctgcccggccccgcgccccgcgctGCCCTCACGCACAGCGGGCTCAAGGAGACGCTGCTCGACTTCCAGTGGGACCGCCCGGAGATCGCGTCCCCCGCCAAGCCGCCCCGCAGGAGCCGCAGGACGGGGCCGGCCGCCCGAGAGCCCCCGGAGGCGCCGCCCGAGGGCTTCGTGAACGCCGTGTTCCTGTTCTCGCCCTGCCCGCACTCGCGGAGGGAGCTCCGGCAGTTCGTGTCGGGGAACGACGCCCCCTCCTCCCCCGGAGAGCCGCCCTCGGCGCAGGAGCTGGCGGAGAAGCTCCTGCCCAAGAGTGTGCAGGAGTTGCTTGTGGAACAGAAAATCAGCCTGTTCTGGGTGGACACTGCCGACTGGGCTCAG ctgATCGAATGCCCGGATCATGGTGGCTACTGGACAATGTGTGAAGTGATCTGTCAGATGGGAGGCACCATTTTGCCAGCTGACACCTTGGTGCCCTGTTTGAGTCACCCCAGGGCAGATGCTGCTCCTGGCTTCCTCAGAGACTCCAGGTTCCCGGAGCCACGGGCTGTGCCTTGGGCCAGGCTTCTGCCCCTGGATGGGACTTTGAACTGTTTGTTCTCCAGGCCATCCCTGTATCGATCAGTGTTTCCCCAGCAAGAAGGAACATTGTTTCTCAGCATGCctg GAGGGAAGAAGCAGGAAAGCTGTGCCGTGATCCTGGAACCTCTTGCCATGagccaaaggcagctgcagtgcccagtCAGCATTGTCGTGAAAGGAAGCTTGACAGGTTGGAGCTTGGCACAGGCTGGCCACTTCCTCACAGAGAGCTGGATACTGCAGAGCtcacaggctgagcagggagaaTGTAGCAGGTCTCTGTTTCATCAGCTCTTGAGGAGTCTGGTGGCTGAAGGACTGCATGTG attgcTGAAGTATCTCTCTCTGAGACTTGGTGCCCCTGCACTGCTGTTCTGTCACCTCTTTCTGGGGATACTGCAGTTCTGACTGTGCTTGGTCCTGAGAAGACTGCTGAAATTCAGGGATGCAGCCGTGAAGGAGCTGTAGTGGAAGACTCTTCCCAAGACTCTGCTATTCACCTGCCAGAGATTGTGAATAGTGTGTTGAGTAAAATTGACATGTCAGCGGAAGATTCTCTCGCCAGTCTGG GAGAAGAAGCTCCAGTGCCAGAGTGGGTCCAACGGGAGCTCTCCCATACAGGAGCCTGGCATCCTTCAGTGCTGGAAGCGTGGTATCCTGCATCCAATGCTTGTGGAGCAAGCTCGGATCTGATGGAGTCATTCAG GCTCCTGCAGGTTCCTTATGCTAACAGGAAGGATGGTGCAGACCAATCTGATGTGGAGCTCTCAGAAAGTCTCTCTGAGCTGTACCAGAGAAAATTCAGTGaaacctctgctgcagctggaccaGGAAATAACAAAAAGAGAC GTGGGGTTCCCCGAACTCCAGTCAGGCAGAAGATGAAGACCATGCCCAGATCCCTGCAGATGCTCAATGTAGCAAGACTGAATGTAAAAGCTCAGAAGTTTCAACCTGAtgctgtgccaccagcagtGAATGAGAAGGTTCCACAGAAGCTTTCAGCAAAAAGATTGGATGAAAAGGtggaaggaaaggcaaaagCACTTAAAATATCAATTG ACTTCCAgacagaggaggagctgcagtcCCACTTGACTGCAAGCTACCAGAAGGCTGTTGCTGAGGGAATTCCCTCATCTGCGTGTGCCCAGAATATGATCATGGCCATTAAAAGGTTCTTGAAAATACAGGATGCCAAAGAGAAAGAG GTGGCCTGTGTGGGAAGAGTCAGAAACCATCTCCTGAAGACCAGCAAAATGCTCAGACAACAGCATGGCTCACAGAAGGAGACCAAAGTCAGAGA GTGCCGACTTCAGGTATTTTTGCGCCTTGAGTTGTGCCTTCAGTGCCCTTCGCTGCAAAGCAGCGCCGAGGAAATGGAGCAGCTGTTAGAAGAG GTGACAGATATGCTGCGCATCTTATGTCTGACTGAAGACCCAGCCTATCTTACAAAGTTTCTAGAGGAAATATTAGAAGT GTATATGAATTCTATACCGAAGACCCTTGGAGATATTTATTATGGTCTGGGTACACAAATACCTCCGAAGCTGGCATCTGTGCTGCCTTCAGACTTCTTCAGTGATGACTCCATGACTCTGGATAGCAAATCTCCAGGCCTTCCTCCCTCTTTATCATCTGTCTTAACTCCCAGTGCTGTTTGCACTGAGGGTGatcagctggaggagctgcgCACCAGATCTGCCAAAAAGAGAAG GAATAATGTGTTAGCCAGACACAGGAGCATGACAGAAGCACCACAGAACTTGCGTCAAATTGAGATTCCCAAGGTAGCCAAGAACCCCGTCAGAAAG GAGAACTTGCATTCTTACCTTGCCACTGAGAAGTCCCAGCAGATGCCTTTGCTGCAGAAAGAGGCAGTGCAAG AGGTTACAAAGGTAAGGAGGAATCTCTTCAATGAAGAGATACTTTCACCATCAAAAAGGTCACTGAAAAAGATGCTTAGAAGCCAGTCAGTATCTGCTGTGGAAGGCCTAAAATACAAATGCACCAGTGAGGGCAACAAAG ATCATCGCAAGTTATTGACCAAGAGAGTTGCAGAAACACCACTGCACAAGCAGGTGTCCAGGAGACTCCTCCACAAGCAGATCAAAGGCCG GTCTTCTGATCCAGGTTGTGACACTGGTGTTGTAGAAGAATCTCCAGAGAAGGCCATATATG AAGCAGGTTTGAGAAGAAGCCCACGCATCAAACAGCTGTCTTTGAATAGGACCTGCTCTGGTGCTTTCTATTCCaccacacagcccagctcaaAAAATTCTCAGCACCTCCACCAGGGACAAGAAAAGGAGAGCTGTAAACTGCAGGATGTAGAAG GCCTTAACCAGCATTCAGAGAGCCCCCCCATCCAGAGTCCCAAGAGGTTTTTCTTTGGTGCAGTCATTGACATGGGTAGTCCAGCAGGGAAGCATTCACCTGGAAGGAGGAGAACAAGAAAAGATTCCTTACACTTAGAGGAGCTCACCTCATGTCAG ACTCCTAAAAAAACACCTCATAAATTTGCCCAGAAGCCACTAAATTCTGCCAGTAAGCTCCCAAGGAGATCGCCTCGCATTGTCCACAGGACGCCACAGAAGCTGGAGAAGACACCTGGCAGAAGTCCAGCAGCTAAGCAGACTGTAGCTAAATGTTTGGGAAAGTGCTTTTCTCATCCTGCACAAAGGGTCAAGTCTCCATCTGCGCTAACTGACAGCAAGAGGCTTCACTCACTGCAAGTAGCTGCTGAGGAGGACTGCTGTGCAGCTCTAACACTTTCCCCTCCTTGCAAAGAGCCTGGCTGGCAAACACCAAAACGTGAAGGGTTCACAAAGCTTAATGCCTCTGTATTACCTCCAACAGATTCAAATCCAactgcttctcctcccccctCTGCCACCCAAGAAGGGTGCTTTACAGAACTTCAGACTCCAAGACGTTCCTTGAGATACCTCTCAAAATTATCATCTCCAGTTAGTGCTCAGAGGCAAATCCTCACAAAGGAAATTCAGGTGCAGTCAGATCAGTTATCTCGAGCACCTAAAAGGACACCTAGGAAACGGGAAGATCCCGGTTCAAAGTTATGTACCAGCCTGAGGAGTACAGAAATACCTCAACTTGCTGTGAGGCTAGAGCCTCTCTGCAGTTCTTCACTCCATGAAAGTTCCACAAACACTGTGacaggctgctctgcttcccacaCGCAGCCTGGGGAGTCTGACTGGGAACCTGGTACATCTCAACCATCTTCTCCAAAGACTCCAGGTATTACTGGCACCTCACTGAGGTCCCTGCTTCACACACCCAAGCAGGCCAAACGTGAACCAGGTTCTAGAGGAGAGAGCCTCACATGTACAACACTTACAGAAAATGAGGACAGTCGTCATGGTAGTGGTGGTAACGGTTCTGTGGAAAGCCTTCAGCTTCATCAGTCCCAAGTTACTGAAAATACTTGTgtattggagaaaaataaacagatggATAGAGTGTCTCAAATGTCTCCTTCAAGGGAGGACTTGGAAAACTTGGAAGACCATTTGTCTCCAAAGCCTtttgctggagggcaggaacaGGCACAGAATGCTGAGAGAGACTGTGAGCCATCAGTTAAAGGGGAGAACTGCAGTGCAAACACCTGTGAGTCCTTCCTGAGCAATTTGCAAACAGTTAGTGATGACTTGGAAGCAAGAACTGTGCTGAGGGAGGGATGTATGGGACTGAAGGCTCCCAGTCTCAAGAGACGCTCCAGATCTGCCCTGAATGCTTCCCCTCCTCTGCAGAAGTCTCCTCCTGCCTATTCCCTGCGCTGCACTGCAGACAGGAGGCAGCGGGAGGCTGCGGCTCGCATGGCAGAGCCTCAGTCAGCAGCCAAGTTCTCCACTCCTGAAAGTCGTGGCAAacttccttctgccagcccaCCAACCTACGAGGTGGAAATTGAAATGCAAGCTTCAGGCCTGCCCAAGCTTCGCATTAAGAAAATTGGCTCTTGCTCATCCTTGGAAGTTCAACCTGAAGCAAGTGCCAGCAAAGCCAGGGGAGGAGAAAGCCCCTTCAGTGATTTTGCTATGACCTGGTGCAGCAAGCACCCAGGAAAACTAGCAGCTGCCTGTGtctccccatcctgctgccgTTCTTTCCATAGCACACCTGGAAAAGGTGCAGGACAAACCTACATATGCCAGTCATACACCCCAACAAGCTGTGCCTCTACTGTCACCTCCCCGTTCCCGTTGGAAGCAGTTCTCCAGACACCTTCTCCAAAGCAGAAGGGGAAGAGCACTCCTGATGCCATCAATGACTGGCCTCGGaggaagagagcagcaggcagcactgccagtggGAGCTGTGGCCTGAGCGAGAGGAGCGCTGACGATCGGACACGGGCgtcagcaggcagagagagaacAATGAGGATctcagagcactgcagcagcaaagtaACAAATACTCTTGGGGAGTTTGAACTGGAAGGGATTTGCAGGCTCCAGGATCAGGCATCTCCTAGTGACTCTGAACCGAGGGCTGATGAGGACTCTGCCACGGGAACCTTTGGCTTGAAATCTCGGAAGCGAGTCTTCACTTACCTATCaccagaaaagcaggagaacCACAGTGTCAAGAGATCATGTCCTGATAGGGACAGTGTGGATCTCACTGGCTTTTCCACAGATGAGGGCAACAGAAGTAAATCGAGGACAGACTCTGTACTTCCCGAGAAACCGGGAGCATGTGCCCTCAAAACACTGGAGCAGCACAGTTGTCTAGGGGATGATGATGTCTTCCTTTTGTCAG GCTCCACTCCACCCTTGAAGAGTGGACTTTCTGCCAGCAGCCTTCGAGCCCTGACCCAGtctcctctgctgtccccaccGCCGGCTCAGAGGAAGCGCGTTCAAG AAGAGGAATCTGATGCTGTCCAAATTACTGCCAACCAGGAGCTGTCTCCATTCCACATCATGGTTTCCAGGAGGCGTCGCCTTAGCAGGACTTATTCGCGGAAAAAGCTGCTCAGCTGA